The following are encoded in a window of Thermodesulfobacteriota bacterium genomic DNA:
- the dnaB gene encoding replicative DNA helicase: MEMLTRPLPQNIEAEQAVLGAILLESNVINQVLEVLIPEDFYKDAHRKIFLAMIDLDRDNKPIDLLTLFDHLKSNGNLLEEVGESSYLTYLTELVPTTENVDYYAKLVKEKSIVRNLVMAATDIAHRGNDENVDLDEFIDRAEHTILDISQNKIKPSFYDSRYLANKALELIEELHARKELITGIPTGFEKLDYMTSGLQPADLIIVAARPGLGKTSLSLNIAAHAALEHGMAIGIFSLEMTKEQLMLRMLSNKSKVNYSSIRSGYIKDEDLERLVQAADELGQSKIYIDDTPAISVLEIRAKARRQQRDKGLDLIIVDYLQLMRGSRRVESREREIAEISGSLKALAKELSIPVIAISQLSRQTETRSDRRPQLADLRESGAIEQDADLVMFIHRADVYRKDPEEKDGIAELIIGKQRNGPTGSVKLAFLEKRGVPSFENLAPDYEDFE; the protein is encoded by the coding sequence ATGGAGATGTTAACAAGACCGCTCCCGCAAAATATCGAGGCCGAACAGGCGGTGCTGGGAGCAATACTTTTAGAGAGCAATGTCATAAATCAGGTACTAGAGGTCCTGATCCCGGAAGACTTTTATAAAGATGCTCATAGAAAGATCTTTTTAGCAATGATCGATCTTGACCGCGATAACAAACCAATTGACCTTCTAACACTATTTGACCATTTAAAATCAAACGGGAATTTGCTCGAAGAAGTAGGAGAGAGCAGCTATCTCACATATCTAACTGAGCTAGTGCCAACAACCGAGAACGTAGACTACTATGCGAAGCTTGTTAAAGAAAAGTCCATTGTCAGAAATCTCGTTATGGCCGCAACCGATATTGCCCACAGAGGAAACGACGAGAATGTTGACCTTGATGAGTTTATTGACCGCGCAGAGCACACAATACTGGACATATCGCAGAACAAAATTAAGCCCAGCTTCTATGACTCAAGGTACCTTGCAAATAAAGCTCTTGAGCTTATAGAGGAGCTCCATGCAAGAAAAGAGCTCATCACGGGAATCCCAACGGGTTTTGAAAAATTAGATTATATGACATCAGGTCTTCAGCCTGCTGATTTAATAATTGTTGCGGCACGACCTGGACTGGGAAAGACCTCTCTTTCCCTTAATATAGCGGCTCATGCTGCGCTAGAGCACGGCATGGCAATAGGAATTTTCTCACTAGAGATGACCAAAGAACAGCTAATGCTCAGAATGCTCTCTAATAAATCCAAAGTAAATTACTCAAGCATACGAAGCGGCTATATAAAAGATGAGGACCTAGAACGATTGGTCCAGGCAGCAGACGAGCTTGGTCAGTCTAAGATTTACATAGACGACACACCAGCTATTAGTGTGTTAGAAATCCGCGCAAAAGCGCGGCGCCAGCAAAGAGACAAAGGGCTTGATCTTATTATTGTAGATTATCTTCAACTCATGCGGGGAAGCCGAAGGGTCGAGTCCAGAGAACGTGAGATAGCAGAGATCTCAGGATCACTTAAAGCACTTGCCAAGGAGCTTTCAATTCCGGTAATTGCAATCTCTCAGCTAAGCCGTCAAACCGAGACCCGCTCAGACCGCAGGCCCCAACTAGCGGATCTTCGTGAGTCAGGTGCAATTGAGCAGGACGCTGACCTTGTAATGTTTATTCACCGCGCTGATGTATACAGAAAAGATCCCGAAGAAAAGGACGGCATTGCAGAATTAATAATCGGGAAACAAAGAAACGGTCCAACAGGAAGTGTTAAGCTAGCATTCTTAGAAAAAAGAGGCGTCCCTAGTTTTGAAAACTTAGCGCCTGATTATGAAGATTTTGAATAA